The sequence below is a genomic window from Nitrospinota bacterium.
CCTCTTGGACGGTGATACGAAAGCGCCGCTCTTCGCCCACCTCCTCATCGGGGGGGATCGTGACCTCGCGGACCTCGCCCTGGCAAGCTCCGAGAAGCTGCTCTTCAAAGACCGGGTGTAGACCCCCCTCGCCCAGGATGACGGGGTGGGACTGGACGGCGCCAGCCGAAGGCTCCCGGCCCACGTCGGTACGCTCGAAATCAAGCATGACGTAGTCGCCCTTCGCCAAAGGTTCCTCGTCGCTCCCCTCAAAGCTGGCGTGCTGCTCGGCCAGCCGGGCAAGCTGCCCCTCCAGCTCCTCGTCTGTCACCCGGACCACTTTCTTGGTGAAATTCTCACCCTCTAAGGAGCGGAGCTCGAAGTCGGGGATGACCTGGACGGTGGCGGTGAAGGATAGGGGTTCGCCCAGCCTTACGTTGGCCCCCTCCACCCGAGGGCGGCCCACGGCCTCAAGCCCGTGGGAGGCCACGACCTCGAGCAGAGCCGGCCCGACGAGCCCCTCCGCCACCTCTTGCTCCACCTGGTGTCGGTAGAGGCTCTCGAGCATCTCCCTGGGCGCCCGGCCCTTGCGGAACCCTTGGAGCTTGACCCTCCGGTTCAGCTCTCGGTAGGCGGCGTCAATGGCTTCCCGGACCTCCTCCGCCGGCAAAGTGACGGCCACCTGGCGGGTGACTTCATCCACGGTCGTGATTTTGCTCTCCACAACCCGCTGCTCCTATGAGATATGGCCTAGGGTTAAATTATGGTGCGAGAGGGGGGATTCGAACCCCCACGGCCGAAGCCACAGGATCCTAAGTCCTGCGCGTCTACCAAATTCCGCCACTCTCGCACGGCAGGGGCGGAGGAACTTCCCTCCGCCCCCGATGGCGTGGTAGGCGGCGAAGGACTCGAACCTTCAACCTACGGATTAAGAGTCCGTTGCTCTGCCAGTTGAGCTAGCCGCCCACCGCGTTCGTAACTAGACCCACCCTCCTGCGTTCACTGGCACGCCAGGCCTGATTTAGAATACACTCAAAGTAAAATGCCTATTCACATGCTCGGCTTCCTACAGGAGTGATTATAAATTGGAGCTTCCCAGGATGCAAGTGAAGGGCGAAATCCTGTTGGTTCAGGCAAAAGTGGCCGGAGTGGCGGGCTTTAAAGAAACGTCACACCTCGTAGGGCCGCCGATTAATGGAGTTGTCCAGGGGACCTTGTCCTTTCCTCCAGGGTTTGATAGACTTTGCGGAACCTCTCGGGCATAATTGACGCCTTTTTATTTCCCATTAGGGGGACGTGGTGCGTGAGGGGATGTTAAGGGGCCCTTGAAGTCTGGGCTCGTTTCCCATGTGGCCCATGGACCGTCTTAGGAAGAATCCCGGTGCTCAGAACACACCTGCGTAGGGGAGTGCTATGACGGGGTTGCTCATTTTATTTCTCGTGACAGCATCGATTCTGTGGGTCTCTCTCTTCGGTTATCTATTGGCCCTTGTCTTTTTTGCCTCGCGTCGACATCGTGACGATCTAGGTGCTTCAGCCTTGCCTGAAATTGCGGTCGTCGTGCCGACCCTAAACGAAGAGGAGCTAATTTTAGCCAAGATCGCCGATCTGCGGCGTACCGACTACCCCAGCGACCGGATGACAGTTGTGGTGGTCGATGGAGGGTCGGTCGATCAGACCACGAAACTCATACGTCAGGAGATCGCACGGGGGGAGCCAATCCATCTTGTCTCCCTGAACGGCGCTCGAGGAAAGTCGTACCAGATCAATCATGTGCTTGGAATCTTGACGCAGGATATCGTTGTATTCACTGATGTGGATTCGGTGCTCGAACCTTCCTGTATTAGGGAACTCATCAGCGTGTTAGAGCGCGACCCAAACACAGCGGTAGCTGGCGCCACCGTGCGGCCTGATACCGCTCTCCTGGAAGAACGCATTCATTGGTGGTTTCAAAATTATTTATGGTGGCTTGAGGGCGAGGTCCTGTCATCTGCTGGTGTCAGTGGGGTCTGCTTTGCCGTACGGCGAGAGACTGTTCTACCCCTCCCACAGGATGCCTATGCTGACGACGTCCACGTCGCTTTCGCCGCTGGGGCTCGGGGCTTTCGTGCGCGCCTCTGTCGCAAGGCGCACGCAACAGAAATCCGCGTCCCCCAGACGGCGAGCGAGTTCGTGCAATTTCGGCGTCGCCGTGGATCGGTCTACCTGTCCGAGCTGCTGCGCCCGTCGAAGGACCTCCACCCTCCCGTGAGCTGGAAGCTGGCGCGGCTGATGCGGCTGTGGCACTTCCTGGTGACGCCGAAGGTCGGGGTCGTCCTGGCCGTCTCAGCCTGCGTGCTCCTCGGGACGCCCTACTGGCACTGGCCGCTGTTGACCTTCGCTGCCTTCGCCGCTCCAGCATGTGCGGCCCTGATTGCTTCCAAGACTCTGGCGGTCGAAAGGAGCGGGTGGTGGAGCTTGAACCTGGCTGCAAGCCGATTGTTGGTCCTTAACTTGGTATCCATGTTGACGTTGAAATACCGCCCCCCAGTACGGGGTCCCGTGGGAGGGAAACCATGATTCGTTCCCGTCATCTCAAGATGGCCTCACGCTTTCTTGCCCACCGCTTCCGGGAGCTGCACCCCTTCGAGGTCCAGGCCAGCCTCTTAAACGCCTGCAACCTCCGGTGCGTCTACTGCTGTTGCCCCGATATTAAGACTCGGATGATGACGACGGAGCAGTGGAAGACTATAATCCGCAGTCTTGGAGCTCTTGGTACGATGCGCATCAAGTTCCAGGGGGGCGAGCCCACCCTCCGGGCGGATTTCCGAGACCTGTGTTCCGAGGTTCAGAAAGCCGGGATTATTTGCGCTGTTATCACTCATGGGCTCGAAGTCGCCAACAAACCAGAGTTGCTCGATTATCTCGACGAAATCGTTTTCAGCTTGGACTCGGCAACCCCAGAGATCAACGATTCTCTTCGCGGTCAGGGGACGCATGCCGAAGCTGTCAAAGCGATCGACATCGCGCGTCATCGCGGTCTACGGACCTATTTGAGTATGGTTGTCAACAAGGAGACACTCGGTGAGGTGGAGGCCCTGCTGGAGTTCTGTGAGGCCCGGGGAGTGGGGTTTCACGCCCAGCCGATTATCTTCGGGAGGCAATACTTCGACGAGACGGCGCGGCGTTTAGCGTTGACAGACGAAGAGGTGAGGGCCCTGCATAAACGTCTTGCGGGGTGGAAGTCCCAGGGTCGCCGATTAATGTTTTCGGTACGATCCTACGAGAAAACATTGGAATGGAAGGATTACGGCGAGCTTGCGATACAGAGTCCGGGCGAGTCTTCGTGTATGGCAGGCAAAGATTACATCCACATCGAACCTAACGGCGACGTACTCCCGTGCAATCAGCATGGGGCAAACTTCACCCCAAAAAATATAATTAAGGATGGGCTGGATGAGGCACTTCGCCACACACGACGGCACAACTGTGGAGATTGCTTTTCGGTCTTTTTGAATGAGCGGAAGGCCTTGTTCGGTCTCAGGCCAGCGGCGCTCCGGGAGGTTGTTCGGCGGGGCTGAGGCCTCTCGGCCTGAATATGGAACCCAAGGAGACAATATGCGGATTGTGAACACCATGCGGTACGCGGGCCAGATGGTGGCGAGTCGTCTGGCCGGTACACCGAGGCTGGTCTTAGCATCTATCTATCCGACACACCACTGCAACCTACGCTGCACGTACTGCAGCTCTCCTTATCTCAAGACGCCCGAACTCACAACCGACCAGTGGCTGGCGGTGGTCGACGAGCTGGCCGACCTTGGTTGCCGTCGCGTCGCCATTCTCGGAGGTGAACCTCTGGTGCGGAAAGATGTGCCGGACCTAATCGCGAGGGTGCGGGAGCGGGGCATGTCATGTGTGCTGACCTCGAACGGAGTACTTGTACCTCGGCTGGTCGATCGCCTGCGCCTGCTCAACACTCTCGTCCTCAGCCTCGATGCTGTAGGAGAGGCGAATGATGAGGTGCGCGGCGCCGGGGTTTTTGAGGCGGTCAAAGATGCCCTTGCGGCTGCCAGGGGAGCGGACATCCCGGTCAAAATCAACGCCGTGCTCTCTGCAAAAACGGCCCCGATGCTCGATGAATTGCTCGCGTTCATCGAACAGCACGATCTCTACCTTACCCTGAATATCATGCGGTCTGGGGATTCCAACCTCTGGCACAACGCCGACAGTATCAAGGCCGAAGACGACGAAATCCGAAAGGTTTGCCATCGGATGGCGAGCCTGACACGGACTAACCCGCGGATACTCTTTTCGGAGACCACCTTCCGCTACGCCGCCCGCTGGGACGACTACTCTCGCGATCGATACGAGGCCGATGAGCTCCCGGCGGACGACCCGCTCCTGCGCGATGGTCCAAAGTGTCAAGCCGGTCGCTACTATATGACCATCAATCCCGACGGGACGGTGTATCCCTGCGTAATGACCGTCGGGAGTATTCCAGGTGGCAACGTCGTGACCGATGGTGTGGAAGCAGCCTGGCGCCAACTGCACGGGCACCGGTGCGTGGCCTGTTATTCGCCCTGTCTGGTGGAAAATAATTACCTCTTCTCGCTCAAGCCCCGGGTAGTGGTAAATTTTGTGGCCAAACATTTGACTCGATTTTTTTAGTCAGGCTAAGCTCGCTGTTGGCTTGGCGGGTGGGCAGAACCCGGCAACCAATATCGCGCGAGGTTCCTTTGTAGGAATGCTTTCAAGATGGTTCGTTCCGGGCGCCCTTGGATTTCCGGGTGCAATTTTTTAAGAAGTTTAAACTCTCCCGTTGGTTATCCCGAGTTAAGATGTCACTAGCAAGCCTCCCGCCCTCCTTCCTCGTTAGTGCGCTGGAGCCGTAGATGGAGCGTTGGTCGCAGTCCGGTGTGGCTTTCCNNNNNNNNNNGCAAGAGGGGCCACTGGCATCGTCACCACTACCTATTGACCTACCATTCATCTAAAAGGCATATAACATCTCCAAGCGAGTAGGCCGTGTTAAGTCCTCCGTTTCGGTTGACCCACCAATCATTGTGAGGTTGCATAACACGATGTAGTTGCCCCTCTTGCCCCTCACGCCCCTCTGCCTCCAGGGGCAATAACTGGAGAAATATGCCCTCTAAGACGGTCCATGGATGGAGTTTCTTTTTTACAAAGCAGAAGCCTCGGCGGGTGGTGTCGGGGTCAGGGGGTCGCAAGCGACCTTTGGTCGGCCCGACTACCCGGTTTTTTGCGGACAGGGGTAAACCCTGTCCCTACAGTGAGGCCCCATTGTAGGGACGCCCCTTGTGGGTGTCCGGCCTTTAGGGCAGCGATCTGCCCTTCAATCCCGCGGACATCCGCCCAAGGTCCGCCTGAGGCGGAGCGCCTACCCAACCCCTCCTTAGTTTAGGCGAAAGGGATTGACAATGGCCGGCGGCATGTCGATAATTAAAATAGAATTGCTCCCTACCCTTGTGTCTTGCGGATAC
It includes:
- the tig gene encoding trigger factor — protein: MESKITTVDEVTRQVAVTLPAEEVREAIDAAYRELNRRVKLQGFRKGRAPREMLESLYRHQVEQEVAEGLVGPALLEVVASHGLEAVGRPRVEGANVRLGEPLSFTATVQVIPDFELRSLEGENFTKKVVRVTDEELEGQLARLAEQHASFEGSDEEPLAKGDYVMLDFERTDVGREPSAGAVQSHPVILGEGGLHPVFEEQLLGACQGEVREVTIPPDEEVGEERRFRITVQEVKKRRVPPLDEALALSVGEESLESLRVTLRREMERFEELRATERLRADVSRRMVALHDIPVPDALIEEEVRRLMADLQRSMAASGHQLDTSEIRAEGFSERLKEPARERAISSIVLDRVAAVRSVEPSEGDIQTEVARLAHRLNREPAEVRKEMEDEGTIEGLRLELRRSSALDALVAELQITEEVVARKEVEDSAAE
- a CDS encoding glycosyltransferase, yielding MPEIAVVVPTLNEEELILAKIADLRRTDYPSDRMTVVVVDGGSVDQTTKLIRQEIARGEPIHLVSLNGARGKSYQINHVLGILTQDIVVFTDVDSVLEPSCIRELISVLERDPNTAVAGATVRPDTALLEERIHWWFQNYLWWLEGEVLSSAGVSGVCFAVRRETVLPLPQDAYADDVHVAFAAGARGFRARLCRKAHATEIRVPQTASEFVQFRRRRGSVYLSELLRPSKDLHPPVSWKLARLMRLWHFLVTPKVGVVLAVSACVLLGTPYWHWPLLTFAAFAAPACAALIASKTLAVERSGWWSLNLAASRLLVLNLVSMLTLKYRPPVRGPVGGKP
- a CDS encoding radical SAM protein produces the protein MIRSRHLKMASRFLAHRFRELHPFEVQASLLNACNLRCVYCCCPDIKTRMMTTEQWKTIIRSLGALGTMRIKFQGGEPTLRADFRDLCSEVQKAGIICAVITHGLEVANKPELLDYLDEIVFSLDSATPEINDSLRGQGTHAEAVKAIDIARHRGLRTYLSMVVNKETLGEVEALLEFCEARGVGFHAQPIIFGRQYFDETARRLALTDEEVRALHKRLAGWKSQGRRLMFSVRSYEKTLEWKDYGELAIQSPGESSCMAGKDYIHIEPNGDVLPCNQHGANFTPKNIIKDGLDEALRHTRRHNCGDCFSVFLNERKALFGLRPAALREVVRRG
- a CDS encoding radical SAM protein, giving the protein MRIVNTMRYAGQMVASRLAGTPRLVLASIYPTHHCNLRCTYCSSPYLKTPELTTDQWLAVVDELADLGCRRVAILGGEPLVRKDVPDLIARVRERGMSCVLTSNGVLVPRLVDRLRLLNTLVLSLDAVGEANDEVRGAGVFEAVKDALAAARGADIPVKINAVLSAKTAPMLDELLAFIEQHDLYLTLNIMRSGDSNLWHNADSIKAEDDEIRKVCHRMASLTRTNPRILFSETTFRYAARWDDYSRDRYEADELPADDPLLRDGPKCQAGRYYMTINPDGTVYPCVMTVGSIPGGNVVTDGVEAAWRQLHGHRCVACYSPCLVENNYLFSLKPRVVVNFVAKHLTRFF